From a region of the Gordonia sp. PP30 genome:
- a CDS encoding VOC family protein: MRHDQHCADPAVHQIEALGAVVQIAFVVPDLSRATAGLGAGLGVPRWLRLDDVAFTPGSCRYRGAPADFTAAVAFGMSGDLQIEVIEPRAGVSVYHEFLERADAGGLHHVAVLPDDLDAAKARLAAAGHPIVQEGVMAGGELRFAYVEPDGPAGLLVELLEMSTGLREYLTQA; the protein is encoded by the coding sequence ATGCGTCACGACCAGCACTGCGCGGACCCCGCCGTTCACCAGATCGAGGCCCTGGGAGCGGTGGTGCAGATCGCCTTCGTCGTCCCGGACCTCTCGCGTGCGACCGCCGGCCTCGGGGCCGGGCTCGGGGTGCCGCGATGGCTTCGACTCGACGACGTCGCGTTCACGCCGGGATCGTGCCGGTACCGGGGTGCGCCGGCGGACTTCACCGCGGCGGTGGCCTTCGGGATGTCGGGTGATCTGCAGATCGAGGTGATCGAACCGCGGGCGGGCGTCTCCGTCTACCACGAATTCCTCGAACGCGCGGATGCGGGCGGGCTGCATCACGTGGCGGTGCTGCCGGACGACCTGGATGCCGCGAAGGCCCGGCTCGCCGCCGCGGGGCACCCCATCGTGCAGGAGGGGGTGATGGCCGGCGGCGAACTGCGCTTCGCGTACGTCGAGCCCGACGGGCCGGCCGGGTTGCTCGTCGAACTCCTGGAGATGAGCACCGGTCTCCGCGAGTACCTGACCCAGGCGTGA
- a CDS encoding carbohydrate kinase family protein, with protein sequence MFIAVCGSLATDHLMKFPGKFSEQLVADQLEHISLSFLVEDLVVRRGGVGGNIAFAIGALGGNPLLIGAAGEDFGDYRDWLSDHGVDCRGVRISGTQQTARFMCTTDETMAQLASFYPGAMSEARRIDVTEVFDETGRPDLVLIAPDDPEAMVRHTELCRDHGIAFAADPSQQLARLDGDTARNLIEGAEYLFTNDYEWGLLRQKTGLTDDDVAALVKIRITTRGADGIDIVPTGGDAIHVPVVPVAEAVDPTGVGDGFRAGFLTGRSRGLNFERAAQLGAMVATLVLECESTQGWEWDRDGAVERIRGAYGDQAAADIHAVL encoded by the coding sequence ATGTTCATTGCCGTATGCGGGTCGCTCGCGACCGACCATCTGATGAAGTTCCCCGGAAAGTTCTCCGAACAGCTGGTCGCCGACCAGCTGGAGCACATCTCGCTGAGCTTCCTGGTGGAGGACCTGGTGGTCCGCCGCGGCGGCGTGGGCGGCAACATCGCCTTCGCGATCGGTGCGCTCGGCGGCAATCCGTTGCTGATCGGCGCGGCCGGCGAGGACTTCGGCGACTACCGCGACTGGCTCAGCGACCACGGCGTCGACTGCCGCGGTGTGCGCATCTCGGGCACCCAGCAGACCGCGCGATTCATGTGCACCACCGACGAGACGATGGCGCAGCTGGCCTCGTTCTACCCGGGCGCGATGTCCGAGGCCCGCCGCATCGACGTGACCGAGGTCTTCGACGAGACCGGCCGTCCCGACCTGGTCCTGATCGCCCCGGACGACCCCGAGGCCATGGTCCGGCACACCGAGCTGTGCCGCGACCACGGGATCGCCTTCGCGGCCGACCCGAGCCAGCAGCTCGCCCGGCTCGATGGAGACACCGCGCGGAACCTGATCGAGGGTGCCGAATACCTGTTCACCAACGACTACGAGTGGGGTCTGCTCCGGCAGAAGACGGGTCTGACCGACGACGACGTGGCCGCCCTGGTCAAGATCCGCATCACCACGCGTGGCGCCGATGGCATCGACATCGTGCCGACCGGCGGCGACGCGATCCACGTCCCGGTGGTTCCGGTGGCCGAAGCGGTCGATCCCACCGGCGTCGGCGACGGCTTCCGCGCCGGATTCCTCACCGGCCGGTCACGCGGCCTGAACTTCGAGCGCGCCGCGCAGCTCGGTGCGATGGTCGCCACCCTCGTCCTGGAATGCGAGTCGACGCAGGGCTGGGAGTGGGATCGCGACGGCGCCGTCGAGCGTATCCGCGGCGCGTACGGCGATCAGGCGGCCGCCGACATCCACGCGGTGCTCTGA
- a CDS encoding cytochrome c oxidase subunit 4 has product MKIESRIFEAIAVFFIVMGIIYAVATYFYRTGVEWAGVACLFFSAALSLLVGSYFRFVARRVEIRPEDYDEAEIEDGAGELGFFSPHSYWPIMIAGAAALFAIGFATGNFWFSIGVALFLVAAVVGLVMEYHVGPEKH; this is encoded by the coding sequence ATGAAGATCGAATCTCGAATCTTTGAAGCCATCGCGGTGTTCTTCATCGTGATGGGCATCATCTACGCCGTGGCGACCTACTTCTACCGGACCGGCGTCGAATGGGCCGGCGTGGCCTGCCTGTTCTTCTCCGCCGCGCTCTCGCTCCTGGTCGGCAGCTACTTCCGGTTCGTGGCGCGCCGCGTGGAGATCCGCCCCGAGGACTACGACGAGGCCGAGATCGAAGACGGTGCCGGCGAGCTGGGCTTCTTCAGCCCGCACAGCTACTGGCCCATCATGATCGCCGGTGCCGCCGCGCTGTTCGCCATCGGCTTCGCCACCGGCAACTTCTGGTTCTCGATCGGCGTGGCCCTGTTCCTGGTGGCCGCCGTCGTCGGCCTGGTGATGGAGTACCACGTGGGGCCGGAGAAGCACTGA
- a CDS encoding iron-sulfur cluster assembly accessory protein translates to MTVQNETAQSGVVLTDSAAAKAKALLDQEGRDDMALRIEVQPGGCAGLRYQLYFDDRTLDGDIVDVFGGVKLAVDRMSAPYMKGATIDFVDSIEKQGFTIDNPNATGSCACGDSFN, encoded by the coding sequence ATGACCGTCCAGAACGAGACCGCACAGTCGGGTGTGGTCCTGACCGATTCCGCCGCCGCCAAGGCCAAGGCCCTGCTCGACCAGGAGGGCCGCGACGACATGGCCCTGCGCATCGAGGTGCAGCCCGGCGGCTGCGCCGGCCTGCGCTACCAGCTGTACTTCGACGACCGCACCCTCGACGGCGACATCGTCGACGTCTTCGGCGGCGTGAAGCTGGCCGTCGACCGGATGAGCGCCCCGTACATGAAGGGTGCGACCATCGACTTCGTCGATTCGATCGAGAAGCAGGGCTTCACCATCGACAACCCGAACGCCACCGGCAGCTGTGCCTGCGGCGATTCGTTCAACTGA
- a CDS encoding cytochrome bc complex cytochrome b subunit, which translates to MTIADRLATQADEADQRYRMAAGMRRQINKVFPTHWSFLLGELALYSFIILLLSGVYLTLFFDPSMAHVIYDGAYTPLKGVTMSRAYETTLNLSFEVRGGLFVRQIHHWAALLFAASIIVHMCRIFFTGAFRKPREANWVIGCFLLLLAMFEGFFGYSLPDDLLSGTGVRAAMSGIVLSIPLIGTWIQFALFNGDFPGEIIIPRMYVLHVLIFPAIILALIGAHLALVWYQKHTQFPGPGRTENNVVGVRILPVFAAKGGAFMAITTGALALMAGIFQINAVWQIGPYNPAQVSAGSQPDIYMMWTDGFARLMPPWEIYWGHYTIPAIFWVVVVIGIIFALLFSYPWIEKALTGDDVHHNLLQRPRDAPVRTAIGAMALAFYIILTVSCMNDIIALKFHISLNATTWMGRIGLLVVPPIVYFVTYRWAISLQRSDRDVLAHGIETGIIRREPAGEYIEIHQPLGPVDDHGHPIPLPYEGAALPKRMNKLGFAGQTGSGALLAADPAEEQAENVKAAHEQHEAEKEALLELQSRGGTPFK; encoded by the coding sequence ATGACGATCGCCGACCGCCTCGCCACGCAGGCAGACGAGGCCGACCAGCGGTACCGCATGGCCGCGGGTATGCGCCGCCAGATCAACAAGGTGTTCCCCACCCACTGGTCGTTCCTGCTGGGTGAGCTCGCGCTGTACAGCTTCATCATCCTGCTGCTGTCCGGTGTCTACCTCACCCTGTTCTTCGATCCGTCGATGGCACATGTGATCTACGACGGCGCCTACACGCCGCTCAAGGGCGTCACCATGAGCCGCGCGTACGAGACCACCCTGAATCTCTCGTTCGAGGTCCGCGGCGGCCTGTTCGTCCGGCAGATCCACCACTGGGCGGCCCTGCTGTTCGCGGCGTCGATCATCGTGCACATGTGCCGCATCTTCTTCACCGGCGCTTTCCGCAAGCCGCGCGAGGCCAACTGGGTGATCGGCTGCTTCCTGCTGCTGCTGGCGATGTTCGAGGGCTTCTTCGGCTACTCGCTGCCCGACGATCTGCTGTCCGGCACCGGTGTCCGCGCCGCCATGAGCGGTATCGTGCTGAGCATCCCGCTGATCGGCACCTGGATCCAGTTCGCCCTGTTCAACGGCGACTTCCCGGGCGAGATCATCATTCCGCGCATGTACGTGCTGCACGTGCTGATCTTCCCGGCCATCATCCTGGCTCTGATCGGCGCGCACCTGGCACTGGTCTGGTATCAGAAACACACCCAGTTCCCCGGCCCCGGCCGCACCGAGAACAACGTCGTCGGCGTCCGGATCCTCCCGGTCTTCGCGGCCAAGGGCGGCGCCTTCATGGCGATCACCACCGGTGCTCTGGCGCTGATGGCCGGCATCTTCCAGATCAACGCGGTCTGGCAGATCGGCCCGTACAACCCGGCACAGGTGTCCGCCGGCTCGCAGCCCGACATCTACATGATGTGGACGGACGGCTTCGCCCGCCTCATGCCGCCGTGGGAGATCTACTGGGGCCACTACACCATCCCCGCCATCTTCTGGGTGGTCGTGGTGATCGGCATCATCTTCGCTCTGCTCTTCAGCTACCCGTGGATCGAGAAGGCCCTGACCGGCGACGACGTCCACCACAACCTGCTGCAGCGGCCGCGTGACGCTCCGGTCCGCACGGCCATCGGCGCGATGGCATTGGCGTTCTACATCATCCTCACGGTGAGCTGCATGAACGACATCATCGCGCTGAAGTTCCACATCTCGCTGAACGCGACCACGTGGATGGGCCGCATCGGTCTGCTGGTGGTTCCGCCGATCGTGTACTTCGTGACCTACCGCTGGGCCATCTCGCTGCAGCGCAGCGACCGCGACGTCCTCGCCCACGGCATCGAGACGGGCATCATCCGTCGCGAGCCGGCCGGTGAGTACATCGAGATCCACCAGCCGCTGGGCCCGGTGGACGATCACGGTCACCCGATCCCGCTCCCCTACGAGGGTGCGGCGCTGCCGAAGCGGATGAACAAGCTCGGCTTCGCCGGCCAGACCGGCTCGGGCGCCCTGCTCGCCGCCGACCCGGCCGAGGAGCAGGCGGAGAACGTGAAGGCCGCTCACGAGCAGCACGAAGCCGAGAAGGAGGCTCTCCTGGAGCTTCAGTCTCGCGGCGGTACTCCCTTCAAGTAG
- the asnB gene encoding asparagine synthase (glutamine-hydrolyzing): protein MCGLLGMLTADGSAPSLVDLIAEASHCMRHRGPDDALTWNDQDVVFGFNRLSIIDIEHSAQPLRWGPPEEPERYALAFNGEIYNYLELREELQREFGAEFATDGDGEPIVAGFHHWGPDVVRKLRGMFAFAVWDTVTRELFLARDPFGIKPLYLATGPGGTAFGSEKKSLLQLLDALRLDSELDPRAVEHYTVLQYVPEPESLHADIRRLESGTYATLRPGEAPTTTRYFRPRFAVQPFARPGEAARYDEIADVLRDSVAKHMRADVTVGSFLSGGIDSTAIAALAIQHNPDLITFTTGFEREGYSEIDVAAESAEAIGARHVIKVVSPEEYIAAIPKIIWYLDDPVADPSLVPLYYVAAEARKHVKVVLSGEGADELFGGYTIYKEPLSLRSFEKLGPRMRRAAGKLSQKIPEGTRGKSLLDRGSKTLEERYYGNARSFDDERLRRVLRNYHADWTHMDVTAPIYATSTGMDPVARMQHLDMFTWLRGDILVKADKMTMANSLELRVPFLDKEVFAVAERLPFDEKISHGTTKYALRKALEQIVPAHVLHRKKLGFPVPLRHWLAGPEMYDWARSTIVASDTDHLFDKRFVLQMLDEHRAGVVDNSRRLWTVLCFMIWYGIFVDGSIDPQIEERDYPVRL, encoded by the coding sequence GTGTGCGGCTTGCTCGGAATGCTCACCGCCGACGGCTCGGCGCCGTCGCTCGTCGACCTGATCGCGGAGGCCTCGCACTGCATGCGCCACCGCGGGCCGGACGATGCGCTCACCTGGAACGACCAGGACGTCGTCTTCGGTTTCAATCGGCTCTCGATCATCGACATCGAGCATTCGGCTCAGCCGCTGCGCTGGGGGCCGCCGGAGGAGCCGGAACGCTACGCGCTCGCCTTCAACGGGGAGATCTACAACTACCTGGAGCTCCGCGAGGAGCTGCAGCGCGAGTTCGGCGCGGAGTTCGCCACCGACGGCGACGGCGAGCCGATCGTCGCCGGCTTCCACCACTGGGGCCCGGACGTGGTGCGCAAGCTCCGCGGCATGTTCGCCTTCGCGGTCTGGGACACGGTGACCCGGGAGCTGTTCCTGGCCCGCGACCCGTTCGGTATCAAGCCGCTCTACCTGGCGACGGGCCCCGGCGGCACCGCGTTCGGCAGCGAGAAGAAGAGCCTGCTGCAACTGCTCGACGCCCTCCGACTCGACTCCGAGCTGGATCCGCGTGCCGTCGAGCACTACACGGTCCTGCAGTACGTCCCGGAACCGGAGTCGCTGCACGCCGACATCCGGCGTCTGGAATCGGGCACCTACGCGACGCTGCGGCCCGGCGAGGCGCCGACGACCACCCGTTACTTCCGGCCGCGGTTCGCCGTGCAGCCGTTCGCCCGGCCGGGCGAGGCGGCCCGGTACGACGAGATCGCCGACGTCCTGCGCGATTCTGTCGCCAAGCACATGCGGGCCGACGTCACCGTCGGGTCGTTCCTGTCCGGCGGCATCGATTCGACGGCGATCGCCGCGCTGGCCATCCAGCACAACCCGGATCTGATCACCTTCACCACCGGTTTCGAGCGCGAGGGCTACTCGGAGATCGACGTCGCCGCCGAATCGGCCGAGGCGATCGGCGCGCGGCATGTGATCAAGGTGGTCAGTCCCGAGGAGTACATCGCGGCCATCCCGAAGATCATCTGGTACCTCGACGATCCGGTAGCCGATCCGTCGCTGGTCCCGCTGTACTACGTGGCCGCCGAAGCCCGCAAGCACGTGAAGGTGGTGCTGTCCGGGGAGGGCGCGGACGAACTCTTCGGCGGCTACACCATCTACAAGGAGCCGCTCTCGCTCCGGTCTTTCGAGAAGCTGGGACCGCGGATGCGCCGGGCCGCCGGCAAGCTCAGCCAGAAGATCCCCGAGGGCACCCGCGGGAAGAGCCTGCTCGACCGGGGATCGAAGACCCTGGAGGAGCGCTACTACGGCAACGCCCGCAGCTTCGACGACGAGCGGCTGCGCCGCGTGCTCCGCAACTACCACGCGGACTGGACGCACATGGATGTCACCGCGCCGATCTACGCCACGAGCACCGGTATGGATCCGGTGGCGCGCATGCAGCACCTCGACATGTTCACCTGGCTGCGCGGCGACATCCTGGTCAAGGCCGACAAGATGACGATGGCGAACTCACTGGAACTGCGGGTGCCGTTCCTCGACAAGGAGGTCTTCGCCGTCGCCGAACGACTCCCGTTCGACGAGAAGATCAGCCACGGCACCACCAAGTACGCGCTGCGCAAGGCGCTGGAGCAGATCGTGCCGGCGCACGTGCTGCATCGGAAGAAGCTCGGTTTCCCGGTCCCGCTGCGCCACTGGCTGGCCGGGCCGGAGATGTACGACTGGGCGCGGTCGACCATCGTCGCCTCCGACACCGATCACCTCTTCGACAAGCGGTTCGTGTTGCAGATGCTCGACGAGCACCGGGCCGGGGTGGTGGACAACAGCCGGCGGCTGTGGACGGTGCTGTGCTTCATGATCTGGTACGGGATCTTCGTCGACGGCTCCATCGATCCGCAGATCGAGGAGCGCGACTACCCGGTCCGGCTCTGA
- a CDS encoding Rieske 2Fe-2S domain-containing protein: MATDIREIDTGTGFDRFARGWHCLGLAEDFRDGRPHAVDAFGTRLVVFADAGGELRVLDGYCRHMGADLGAGTLRDGRVACPFHGWQWDGGTGRCAVVPYAKRTPKLARTRTWRTAEINGQLLVWHDHEQDPPPPDLLPPAIDGFAEGRWSEWAWRSELITGSHCREIVDNNVDMAHFFYIHHAYPTYFKNVLDGQTATQLMHSKAREDIFGDSPYYHPDSLLRSEATYFGPAYMINWLHNDLGEGTTIEVVLTNAHYPVTQDSFVLQWGVAVAALPGAGPGQTRALARAFSAKFSEGFLEDVEVWRHKTRIDNPLLTEEDGPVYQQRRWYEQFYLDKSEVTADMTARYESEIDVRHARREWDAEIQRNLLERR, encoded by the coding sequence ATGGCGACAGACATCCGGGAGATCGACACCGGAACCGGCTTCGACAGATTCGCGCGGGGCTGGCACTGCCTCGGGCTCGCCGAGGACTTCCGGGACGGCAGGCCGCACGCGGTCGACGCCTTCGGGACCCGGCTGGTGGTGTTCGCCGACGCCGGGGGTGAGCTGCGCGTCCTCGACGGCTACTGCCGGCACATGGGCGCAGACCTGGGTGCGGGAACGCTGCGGGACGGTCGCGTGGCGTGCCCGTTCCACGGCTGGCAATGGGACGGCGGCACCGGCCGCTGCGCCGTCGTACCGTACGCCAAACGAACCCCGAAGCTGGCGCGCACCCGCACCTGGCGCACCGCGGAGATCAACGGGCAGTTGCTCGTCTGGCATGACCACGAGCAGGACCCGCCGCCGCCGGATCTGCTGCCGCCGGCGATCGACGGATTCGCCGAGGGCCGCTGGAGCGAGTGGGCCTGGCGCAGCGAACTCATCACCGGGTCGCACTGCCGGGAGATCGTCGACAACAACGTCGACATGGCGCACTTCTTCTACATCCATCACGCCTACCCGACGTACTTCAAGAACGTGCTCGACGGCCAGACGGCCACCCAGCTCATGCATTCGAAGGCGCGCGAGGACATCTTCGGGGATTCGCCGTACTACCACCCCGACTCGCTGCTGCGGTCGGAGGCGACCTACTTCGGCCCCGCGTACATGATCAACTGGCTGCACAACGACTTGGGCGAGGGCACGACCATCGAGGTGGTGCTGACCAACGCCCACTACCCGGTGACTCAGGACTCGTTCGTGCTGCAGTGGGGTGTCGCGGTGGCGGCCCTCCCCGGAGCCGGGCCCGGGCAGACCCGCGCGCTGGCCCGGGCCTTCTCCGCCAAGTTCTCCGAGGGCTTCCTCGAGGACGTCGAGGTCTGGCGGCACAAGACGAGGATCGACAACCCGCTGCTCACCGAGGAGGACGGGCCGGTATATCAGCAACGCCGCTGGTACGAGCAGTTCTATCTCGACAAGTCCGAGGTCACGGCGGACATGACCGCGCGGTATGAGAGCGAGATCGACGTGCGTCATGCGCGCCGGGAATGGGACGCGGAGATCCAGCGGAATCTGCTGGAGAGGCGGTGA
- a CDS encoding cytochrome c oxidase subunit II — protein sequence MTLTHGGRKSARRITASRTVKRVGGLGALAAAALFLTGCSPEEAVRFGWPAGVTPESHDMLRLWQWACIAALVMGILVWGLIFWTITFHRRKKNQTELDATDPGSEFPRQTGYNVPLELAYTAIPFVLIAILFYFTVITQTKVEKKVDDPAVVVDVTAFQWNWKFGYNQVKTSNGDTLVSKDQSRKGGPFEIQQQPDYIEFHGKEMEKPGPAGGRDDDIRNYLTFDKIETLGTSSEIPILVLPTKTRIQFDLASADVVHSFWVPEFLFKRDVMPFPKENKQESTFQISEIEREGAFVGRCAEMCGTYHAMMNFEVRAVPREVFDQYINYRKNNPDKTNAEALTAVCQEPESVVTVPFNTRRVANTDVPKNLGNKNDTSIPNCTPAK from the coding sequence GTGACATTGACTCACGGTGGACGTAAGTCGGCCCGGCGCATCACTGCGTCGCGCACGGTGAAGCGAGTCGGCGGACTCGGCGCTTTGGCGGCTGCCGCGCTGTTCCTTACCGGTTGCAGTCCGGAAGAAGCGGTGCGTTTCGGCTGGCCTGCCGGTGTGACTCCGGAGAGCCACGACATGCTCCGGCTCTGGCAGTGGGCCTGCATCGCGGCCCTCGTGATGGGCATCCTGGTCTGGGGCCTGATCTTCTGGACCATCACCTTCCATCGCCGCAAGAAGAACCAGACCGAACTCGACGCGACCGATCCCGGCTCGGAGTTCCCGCGCCAGACCGGCTACAACGTGCCGCTGGAGCTGGCCTACACCGCGATCCCGTTCGTGCTGATCGCGATCCTGTTCTACTTCACCGTCATCACCCAGACGAAGGTGGAGAAGAAGGTCGACGATCCGGCCGTGGTGGTCGACGTCACCGCGTTCCAGTGGAACTGGAAGTTCGGCTACAACCAGGTGAAGACCTCGAACGGCGACACCCTGGTGTCCAAGGACCAGTCCCGCAAGGGCGGCCCCTTCGAGATCCAGCAGCAGCCGGACTACATCGAGTTCCACGGCAAGGAGATGGAGAAGCCGGGCCCCGCTGGTGGTCGCGACGACGACATCCGCAACTACCTGACCTTCGACAAGATCGAGACCCTGGGCACCTCCTCGGAGATCCCGATTCTGGTGCTGCCGACCAAGACCCGCATCCAGTTCGATCTGGCTTCCGCGGACGTCGTGCACTCGTTCTGGGTTCCGGAGTTCCTTTTCAAGCGCGACGTCATGCCGTTCCCCAAGGAGAACAAGCAGGAGTCGACCTTCCAAATCAGCGAAATCGAGCGTGAGGGCGCCTTCGTCGGTCGCTGCGCGGAGATGTGCGGCACCTATCACGCGATGATGAACTTCGAGGTCCGCGCCGTGCCGCGCGAGGTCTTCGACCAGTACATCAACTACCGCAAGAACAACCCCGACAAGACCAACGCCGAGGCGCTCACGGCCGTGTGCCAGGAGCCGGAGTCGGTGGTCACGGTGCCGTTCAACACCCGCCGGGTGGCGAACACCGATGTCCCGAAGAACCTGGGCAACAAGAACGACACGTCCATCCCGAACTGCACTCCGGCGAAGTAA
- a CDS encoding ferredoxin, protein MKIVMHDAARCANSGRCAALAPDVFAPRGTPDRLRRIVVDGDDEDYLRRIVAPLCPARAIGLVDPRLPREA, encoded by the coding sequence ATGAAGATCGTCATGCACGATGCCGCCCGCTGTGCGAACAGCGGCCGCTGCGCGGCGCTCGCCCCCGATGTCTTCGCGCCGCGCGGTACTCCGGACCGGTTGCGCCGGATCGTCGTCGACGGTGACGACGAAGACTATCTCCGGCGCATCGTCGCGCCGCTGTGCCCGGCCCGGGCCATCGGGCTGGTCGACCCGCGCCTGCCGAGGGAGGCCTGA
- a CDS encoding IS256 family transposase, which produces MDQSREERRRRQNEATDALIASGALDDVLAKIDGGEPLTGEGGLLGSLMKAALERGLNAELSDHLGYEAGDPEASSFPNSRNGYGTKTVATEVGDVELRIPRDRDGSFIPMLVRKGQRRLDGLDAMIVSLYAGGMTIRDIQHHLASTIGTDLSHETISKITEEVADEVIKWQQRDLEPLYPVMYLDAIVVKVRDGGHVINKSAHLAVGVDVDGIKHVLGIWIAQTEGAKFWASVCAELRNRGVQDVLIVCCDGLTGFADAVEATWPQATVQTCVVHLIRASMRFVSYGDRKAVAAALKPVYQASSADAALQALEEFDASELGRRYQSTVRSFRDAWERFTPFLAFPPELRRVIYTTNSIESLNYQLRKVIKNRGHFPNDAAAVKLLWMAIGNIEDKRAREREKEKGLPADQRRAPGRLVEGQVTTNWKRALEQLSLIYPERINHHL; this is translated from the coding sequence GTGGATCAGTCACGAGAAGAGCGGCGTCGCCGCCAGAACGAGGCCACCGATGCGCTCATCGCCTCGGGTGCGCTCGATGATGTCCTTGCCAAGATCGATGGCGGCGAGCCGTTGACCGGCGAGGGCGGTCTGCTCGGGTCGCTGATGAAGGCGGCCCTGGAGCGTGGTTTGAACGCCGAGTTGAGCGATCACCTCGGGTACGAGGCCGGCGACCCGGAGGCGTCGTCGTTTCCCAACTCCCGTAACGGTTACGGCACCAAGACTGTCGCCACCGAGGTCGGGGACGTGGAGTTACGTATCCCGCGTGACCGCGACGGCTCGTTCATCCCGATGCTGGTCCGCAAGGGCCAGCGCCGTCTGGACGGTCTGGACGCGATGATCGTCTCGCTCTACGCCGGCGGGATGACGATCCGCGATATCCAGCACCATCTGGCCTCCACGATCGGCACGGACCTGTCGCACGAGACGATCTCGAAAATCACCGAAGAGGTCGCCGACGAGGTGATCAAGTGGCAGCAACGTGACCTCGAACCGCTGTACCCGGTGATGTACCTCGACGCGATCGTGGTCAAGGTCCGTGACGGCGGGCACGTGATCAACAAGTCCGCGCACCTGGCCGTCGGTGTCGACGTGGACGGTATCAAGCACGTCCTGGGGATCTGGATCGCGCAGACCGAGGGCGCCAAATTCTGGGCGTCGGTGTGCGCTGAACTCCGTAATCGCGGCGTGCAGGACGTGCTGATCGTGTGCTGTGACGGGCTGACCGGGTTCGCCGACGCGGTCGAGGCGACCTGGCCGCAGGCTACCGTGCAGACGTGCGTGGTCCACCTGATCCGGGCGTCGATGCGGTTCGTGTCCTACGGTGACCGCAAAGCCGTCGCCGCCGCCCTCAAACCGGTCTACCAGGCCTCCAGCGCCGACGCTGCTCTCCAGGCCCTGGAGGAGTTCGACGCCTCCGAACTCGGGCGCCGCTACCAGTCGACGGTGCGCAGTTTCCGCGACGCCTGGGAACGGTTCACCCCGTTCCTGGCGTTCCCGCCGGAGCTGCGCCGGGTGATCTACACGACCAACAGCATCGAATCGTTGAACTACCAGTTGCGCAAGGTCATCAAGAACCGCGGGCACTTCCCGAACGACGCAGCCGCCGTGAAGCTGCTGTGGATGGCGATCGGCAACATCGAGGACAAACGCGCCCGTGAACGCGAGAAGGAGAAAGGACTACCCGCCGATCAACGCCGAGCCCCCGGCCGACTCGTCGAAGGCCAAGTCACCACGAACTGGAAACGAGCATTGGAACAACTCTCCCTGATCTACCCCGAACGAATCAACCATCACCTCTAA
- the istB gene encoding IS21-like element helper ATPase IstB, with translation MNPPVSDNAAMIKQIIHLAAVLKAPRITESAARLADHARDSGWTHETYLAAVLEREVAARNASGARLRIRAAGMPATKTLDDFDFDHQPTARGPIQALASGAYLAEHRNVVLLGPPGTGKTHLATALAVAACHQGHRVLFATATEWVARLSEAHERGRLAAELARLRRYGLIIVDEVGYLPFEQDAANLFFQLVSSRYEHASLILTSNLPFSSWGAVFGDQVVAAAMIDRIVHHADVIALKGASYRLRDRGLETLPSIKAEQENLD, from the coding sequence ATGAACCCACCGGTCTCCGACAACGCCGCGATGATCAAACAGATCATTCACCTCGCTGCGGTCCTCAAAGCCCCGCGGATCACCGAATCGGCCGCCCGCCTAGCCGACCACGCCCGCGATTCGGGCTGGACCCACGAAACCTATCTGGCCGCGGTCCTGGAACGCGAAGTCGCCGCCCGCAACGCCTCGGGCGCCCGGCTACGGATCCGCGCCGCCGGCATGCCCGCGACCAAAACGCTCGATGACTTCGACTTCGACCACCAGCCCACAGCACGAGGCCCGATCCAGGCACTGGCCTCCGGGGCCTACCTCGCCGAGCATCGCAACGTCGTGCTCCTCGGGCCACCGGGCACCGGGAAGACTCACCTGGCCACCGCCCTCGCAGTGGCCGCCTGCCACCAAGGACACCGCGTCCTGTTCGCCACCGCCACCGAATGGGTAGCCCGGCTCAGCGAAGCACACGAGCGAGGACGACTCGCCGCTGAACTGGCGCGTCTGCGCCGATACGGACTGATCATCGTCGACGAAGTCGGCTACCTGCCCTTCGAACAAGACGCCGCGAACCTGTTCTTCCAACTGGTCTCATCCCGCTACGAACACGCCTCACTCATCCTCACCAGCAACCTGCCATTCAGCTCCTGGGGTGCGGTGTTCGGCGACCAAGTCGTCGCCGCCGCGATGATCGACCGCATCGTCCACCACGCCGACGTCATCGCCCTCAAAGGAGCGTCCTACCGACTACGCGACAGAGGCCTGGAAACACTTCCCAGCATCAAGGCCGAACAAGAAAACCTAGACTAG